One region of Phragmites australis chromosome 18, lpPhrAust1.1, whole genome shotgun sequence genomic DNA includes:
- the LOC133899000 gene encoding probable CCR4-associated factor 1 homolog 7, giving the protein MAAPPPAAHSPDGVEIRDVWAGNLEEEFAVIRGVVDAYPYVAMDTEFPGIVVKPVGNFRTFGDHNYAILEGNVNLLKLIQLGLTLSDETGALPPCGTGGRGCIWQFNFRGFDPRSDPSNADSIDLLRRSGIDFDRFAAEGADTARFAELLMSSGVVLNADVQWITFHSGHDFGYLLRLLTGRNMPDTLDEFVELTKIFFPVLYDIKHLMKFCGGGGLYGGLSKLAELLSVKRVGTSHQAGSDSLLTLQCFKKLKDVYLKESVKMYAGVLFGLIPGVGENKPPPLPIE; this is encoded by the coding sequence ATGGCTgccccgccgcccgccgcccacAGCCCCGATGGCGTGGAGATCCGCGACGTCTGGGCTGGGAACCTGGAGGAGGAGTTCGCCGTGATCCGCGGCGTCGTCGACGCGTATCCGTACGTTGCCATGGACACGGAGTTCCCCGGCATCGTGGTGAAGCCGGTCGGTAACTTCCGCACCTTCGGCGACCACAACTACGCCATCCTCGAGGGCAACGTCAACTTGCTCAAGCTCATCCAGCTCGGCCTCACCCTCTCCGACGAGACCGGCGCGCTCCCGCCGTGCGGCACGGGGGGGCGGGGCTGCATCTGGCAGTTCAACTTCCGGGGCTTCGACCCGCGCTCCGACCCCTCCAACGCCGACTCCATCGACCTGCTCCGACGCAGCGGGATCGACTTCGACCGCTTCGCGGCCGAGGGCGCTGACACCGCCCGCTTCGCCGAGCTGCTGATGTCATCTGGCGTCGTGCTCAACGCCGATGTCCAATGGATCACTTTCCACAGTGGGCATGACTTCGGCTACCTGCTCAGGCTGCTCACCGGGCGGAACATGCCGGACACCTTGGATGAGTTCGTGGAGCTCACCAAGATATTCTTCCCGGTGCTGTACGACATCAAGCATCTCATGAAGTTCTGCGGTGGCGGTGGCCTATACGGCGGGCTGAGCAAGCTTGCTGAGCTGCTCAGTGTCAAGCGTGTTGGGACCAGTCACCAGGCTGGTTCTGATTCACTGCTGACCCTGCAGTGCTTCAAGAAGCTTAAGGATGTGTATTTAAAAGAATCAGTCAAGATGTATGCTGGTGTGTTGTTTGGGCTTATTCCAGGGGTTGGGGAGAACAAACCACCACCTCTGCCCATTgaatga